The Brassica napus cultivar Da-Ae chromosome C7, Da-Ae, whole genome shotgun sequence genome has a segment encoding these proteins:
- the LOC106444218 gene encoding fasciclin-like arabinogalactan protein 13 gives MATIHLTLAALLILAAVFLSTEITAQPAAPAPGPAAPTNITAILEKGGQFATFIHLLNTTRVGNQINIQVNSSSEGMTVFAPTDNAFQNLKPGTLNKLSYDDQVKLILYHVSPKFYTLDDLLSVSNPVRTQASGRDGAVYGLNFTSQGNQVNVSTGFVETRVSNALRKERPLAVYVVDMVLLPEEMFGENKVSPAAPGPKSNSPDVSDDQEKAGAPSDKQGRLRCISGSGEMKAGLGLALGLVFVCLKLVV, from the exons ATGGCAACCATTCATCTAACTCTAGCTGCTCTCCTCATCCTTGCCGCTGTCTTCCTCTCCACGGAGATAACTGCCCAGCCCGCTGCTCCAGCTCCTGGTCCTGCCGCTCCGACCAACATCACGGCGATCCTTGAAAAAGGCGGTCAATTCGCTACTTTTATCCATCTTCTAAACACAACACGAGTCGGAAACCAAATCAACATCCAAGTCAACAGCTCATCAGAAGGCATGACCGTGTTTGCACCAACAGACAACGCTTTCCAAAACCTTAAACCAGGAACCCTAAACAAACTAAGCTACGACGACCAAGTCAAACTCATTCTTTACCATGTTAGTCCCAAGTTCTACACATTGGATGATCTTCTCTCCGTAAGTAACCCGGTAAGGACTCAAGCTTCAGGACGAGACGGCGCGGTATATGGACTTAATTTCACCAGTCAAGGGAACCAAGTCAACGTATCAACCGGTTTCGTTGAAACACGTGTCAGTAATGCATTAAGAAAAGAACGTCCTCTTGCGGTTTACGTGGTGGACATGGTATTGTTGCCGGAGGAGATGTTTGGAGAAAACAAGGTCTCACCAGCGGCACCTGGTCCAAAATCAAATTCTCCTGATGTCTCCGATGACCAAGAGAAAGCAGGGGCTCCATCGGATAAGCAGGGCCGGCTCAGATGTATT TCTGGCTCCGGTGAGATGAAGGCTGGATTAGGGTTGGCTCTTGGACTTGTTTTCGTATGTTTGAAACTCGTCGTTTGA